In Leptospira stimsonii, the following proteins share a genomic window:
- a CDS encoding queuosine precursor transporter: MPLTKPLKLFIALNGFFLTFLILAEVTGSKLFVSFGFTLTMGVIPFPVTFIVTDLLNEYYGRKGVRFTTLVGMVMIFVAYFLLMLDMWIPAAPNSPVDDHSFNIVFGNSGKIIIGSIVAYLVGQLIDIQIFHFIRVKTKNKFIWLRATGSTIVSQLVDSFVVIYIALSGGKLSFEELNQISTNNFLYKCGVAVAITPIIYGAHKLLDWYLGADAEKMILAAMHEGRSDVEPISPG, encoded by the coding sequence TTATTTATCGCCTTAAACGGATTCTTTCTCACGTTTCTGATTCTTGCCGAAGTGACCGGTTCAAAACTTTTTGTCTCCTTTGGATTCACTCTCACAATGGGTGTGATCCCGTTTCCGGTTACCTTTATCGTTACCGACCTTTTAAACGAATACTATGGGCGTAAAGGAGTTCGTTTTACCACTCTTGTAGGAATGGTGATGATCTTTGTGGCTTACTTTCTTTTGATGTTGGACATGTGGATTCCGGCGGCGCCGAATTCTCCCGTCGACGATCATTCTTTCAACATCGTCTTTGGGAATTCGGGAAAGATCATCATCGGTTCGATCGTAGCCTATCTCGTGGGACAACTTATCGACATACAGATCTTCCATTTTATACGGGTTAAAACCAAGAATAAGTTTATCTGGCTTCGAGCTACGGGTTCTACGATCGTATCTCAGCTCGTCGATTCCTTCGTCGTGATTTATATCGCCTTGAGTGGTGGAAAGCTGAGCTTTGAAGAACTGAACCAGATTTCTACCAATAACTTTCTCTATAAATGTGGGGTCGCGGTCGCAATCACTCCGATCATCTATGGCGCGCATAAATTGTTGGATTGGTATTTGGGCGCGGACGCGGAAAAGATGATTTTGGCGGCTATGCACGAGGGTCGATCCGACGTGGAACCGATTTCTCCTGGTTGA
- a CDS encoding VanW family protein has product MQLTETTPNKTRADELLFALKVLCFQGYRGCKNLLFPIPLWRKSKDRHPGISSVLAISETPLWNPNDTLENNILTFGKIENLRIAARKLNGVRVSAGQVFSFWKQIGNPNFGKGYVLGREIREGCIVPSIAGGLCQISNALYDVAVRSGFEILERHKHSYVFPGSLAEKDRDATIKWNYVDLRFRSPVDYQIEIEFNSESMIVRFRSLARFQTEDSSFDFAEENPTETFPPRKEAKSLNDCYSCGRVSCSQHSWNNRPTSEFTVWVLDEVWPEYDAYVSAHCVPKDSVILPLKNGSRWGINRFDWTIRKNKNVKEVFLRSLWRSFKLRYGAGKNTNPFQLNLELDQKLANTIAKEIPYEASHIVVSQTLLPALWEAGVFAGRTFDVLMTRLPLSILHERLDQAYLEYPQSETLKDFRAPDFWVESETRALQSAQKIISPHSEILKLFPNQASPLRWCIPAFEEKPVSDRKGILFPGSALGRKGAYEMKRLAKELDLSLYVLGNAVEKEGFWESISVRKFQNSWDEIGLVVYPTYVENKPRELLKAISKNIPIVTTTASGLEDFEGDDVVILPVGDYESLKEAVALRFNRKHPEAFSYSK; this is encoded by the coding sequence ATGCAGTTGACCGAAACGACCCCAAACAAAACGCGTGCGGATGAACTCTTGTTTGCATTGAAGGTTCTTTGCTTTCAAGGCTACAGAGGATGTAAGAATCTCCTTTTTCCGATTCCTTTGTGGAGAAAGAGCAAAGATCGGCATCCGGGGATCTCCTCCGTTCTGGCAATTTCGGAAACACCTCTCTGGAATCCGAACGATACGCTTGAAAATAATATTCTAACCTTTGGTAAAATTGAAAATCTAAGAATCGCGGCCAGAAAATTAAATGGGGTTCGTGTTTCCGCCGGGCAAGTTTTTAGCTTTTGGAAACAGATCGGAAATCCCAATTTCGGAAAAGGATATGTTTTAGGAAGAGAAATTCGAGAAGGCTGTATCGTTCCCAGTATCGCCGGAGGACTTTGTCAAATTTCGAACGCCCTCTACGACGTCGCGGTTCGATCCGGTTTCGAAATTTTGGAACGTCATAAACATTCGTATGTATTTCCAGGATCTTTGGCGGAAAAAGACAGAGACGCGACGATCAAATGGAATTACGTCGATCTGCGATTTCGATCCCCCGTGGATTATCAAATCGAAATCGAATTCAATTCCGAAAGTATGATCGTTCGTTTTCGATCTCTTGCTCGATTTCAGACGGAGGATTCTTCTTTCGACTTCGCAGAAGAGAATCCAACGGAAACGTTTCCACCGAGAAAGGAAGCCAAATCTCTAAACGATTGTTACTCTTGTGGAAGAGTTTCTTGTAGCCAACACAGTTGGAACAACCGTCCGACCTCCGAATTTACGGTCTGGGTGTTGGATGAGGTTTGGCCTGAATACGACGCGTATGTATCGGCGCACTGCGTACCAAAAGATTCCGTGATTCTCCCTTTGAAAAACGGAAGTCGTTGGGGAATCAATCGTTTCGATTGGACGATCCGAAAGAATAAGAACGTGAAAGAAGTATTCCTAAGATCTCTTTGGAGAAGTTTCAAACTACGCTATGGGGCGGGAAAGAATACGAACCCGTTCCAATTGAATCTCGAGTTAGATCAAAAACTTGCGAATACAATCGCAAAAGAAATTCCATACGAAGCTTCTCATATTGTGGTTTCTCAAACCTTACTCCCCGCTCTTTGGGAAGCGGGCGTTTTTGCGGGAAGAACCTTTGACGTATTGATGACAAGACTTCCTCTATCGATACTCCACGAACGGTTGGATCAAGCGTATTTAGAATATCCACAAAGTGAAACGTTAAAAGACTTTCGGGCTCCCGATTTTTGGGTCGAGTCCGAAACAAGGGCTCTCCAATCGGCGCAAAAGATCATCTCACCCCATTCTGAAATTTTGAAATTGTTTCCGAACCAAGCCTCTCCTTTGCGATGGTGTATCCCTGCGTTTGAAGAAAAACCCGTTTCCGATCGGAAAGGAATTCTATTTCCCGGGTCGGCCTTGGGAAGAAAGGGTGCGTATGAAATGAAACGACTCGCAAAAGAATTGGATCTTTCCTTGTATGTTTTGGGAAACGCGGTGGAGAAAGAAGGTTTTTGGGAAAGTATTTCCGTACGAAAGTTTCAAAATTCTTGGGATGAGATCGGACTCGTTGTGTATCCGACATATGTGGAAAACAAACCGAGAGAACTCCTAAAAGCGATCTCCAAAAACATTCCGATTGTTACAACGACCGCCTCCGGCTTGGAAGACTTTGAAGGAGACGATGTCGTAATCCTTCCGGTCGGGGATTATGAAAGCCTAAAAGAAGCTGTCGCACTTCGATTCAATCGAAAACATCCTGAAGCGTTCTCTTATTCAAAGTAA